CAACCACCACCAACAGAACGTCGACGACTACGAGCAGAACATCAACCACCACCAACAGAGCGTCAACCACCACCAACAGAGCGTCAACCACCACCAACAGAACGTCGACGACTACGAGCAGAACATCAACCTCCTCGAGCAGAACGTCGACGACTACGAGCAGAACATCAACCACCACCAACAGAACGTCGACGACTACGAGCAGAACGTCGACGACTACGAACAGGCCCTTCCGGAATACGAGCAGGACGCGGTCGAGCAGTTCGAGTATGTGCAGGTGGACGGCGAGCAGGAcatcgtccctcctcctccttctcctcctcctcctcctccgcctccttctcctcctccacctccttctcctcctcctcctcctccgcctcctcctcctccgcctccttctcctcctccacctccttctcctcctccgccgcctcctcctccgccgcctcctcctcctcctccggcgtGCGACGGCCCAGATCCGGCCGACAGCGACTCTGAGGACTACGACGACATCGGAGCCGAAGACGAAGACCCGGATGACGAGGACTACGACGACTTGGGATAAACCCACAACGGGAGAGAGATCCACTAGAATGACACTTTTAGACTTTCTCATCTGGATCCTGCTGAGCACAGAGACGAGGACGATTTTACCTCACCACAGAATTCcttgtattttaaataatatatatatactattcaTGATCAAGGAAATAGTTGTATCTTATTTGCACCAGCTGAGGGAGAAAAGCAAAGCAAGAGGTTTGGTCCTTCTCATATTACTTTAGTAACTTTGGTccaaattatttcatttttaagtttaaCCAACATTGCTGACGTGGTTCAAACTGTTTCgttaaaggttttgtttttttaccaagtCGTACTTCTCAACCGATCTCCGCCAAACTTGAGCTGCTTTCCAAAACCTTTCctgaggggctgtgtgtgacaACGCAACTGTCTGCAAATTTTCCTGCCAGACCCCTTTGTAAAAAATTCCGGAAAACTGTGAGAATGAGCCCACGTGAGGATGGATCAGGAAAAACCTCTGGAACATTCGCGGCGAGCG
The sequence above is a segment of the Scophthalmus maximus strain ysfricsl-2021 chromosome 2, ASM2237912v1, whole genome shotgun sequence genome. Coding sequences within it:
- the LOC124849823 gene encoding GATA zinc finger domain-containing protein 14-like isoform X1; protein product: MELLRKYMWLWVICGILFVSLAISFIFLLINKCLSRGGKHRVSHLQRRSAFNVGSNNYKERQFDGNVPALPPRTQFLIEEATNYENLAEPPAHQQNINHHQQNTNHHQQNTNHHQQNTNHHQQNTNHHQQNTNHHQQNINHHQQSVNHHQQNTNHHQQNINHHQQNANHHQQSVNHHQQNVDDYEQNINHHQQSVNHHQQSVNHHQQNVDDYEQNINLLEQNVDDYEQNINHHQQNVDDYEQNVDDYEQALPEYEQDAVEQFEYVQVDGEQDIVPPPPSPPPPPPPPSPPPPPSPPPPPPPPPPPPPSPPPPPSPPPPPPPPPPPPPPPACDGPDPADSDSEDYDDIGAEDEDPDDEDYDDLG
- the LOC124849823 gene encoding GATA zinc finger domain-containing protein 14-like isoform X2, whose amino-acid sequence is MELLRKYMWLWVICGILFVSLAISFIFLLINKCLSRGGKHRVSHLQRRSAFNVGSNNYKERQFDGNVPALPPRTQFLIEEATNYENLAEPPAHQQNINHHQQNTNHHQQNTNHHQQNTNHHQQNTNHHQQNTNHHQQNINHHQQSVNHHQQNTNHHQQNINHHQQNANHHQQSVNHHQQNVDDYEQNINHHQQSVNHHQQSVNHHQQNVDDYEQNINLLEQNVDDYEQNVDDYEQALPEYEQDAVEQFEYVQVDGEQDIVPPPPSPPPPPPPPSPPPPPSPPPPPPPPPPPPPSPPPPPSPPPPPPPPPPPPPPPACDGPDPADSDSEDYDDIGAEDEDPDDEDYDDLG